A single genomic interval of Suncus etruscus isolate mSunEtr1 chromosome 12, mSunEtr1.pri.cur, whole genome shotgun sequence harbors:
- the ZFP36L2 gene encoding mRNA decay activator protein ZFP36L2, whose amino-acid sequence MSAALLSAFYDLDFLRRRTEKSLASLSLGTGAPDAKAVGAPLARRLEPEVRGRDRARSDGDGSGSLAELRPQLQLHLQPLQPQPQPLPLPRGPSARYKTELCRPFAESGACKYGDKCQFAHGGHELRSLARHPKYKTELCRTFHSSGFCPYGPRCHFVHNADERRPAPPARPRLQHSLSFAGFPSRSPPCAPSCRSPEPPGAVFAPGPERRDLRALAAPPSPPDSRSDRHSRPRSGSLSPGSSSLSGSDSPGPDPARRLPIFSRLSVSDD is encoded by the exons ATGTCCGCCGCGCTGCTGTCCGCCTTCTACGACCTGGACTTCTTGCGGCGCCGG ACGGAGAAGTCGCTGGCCAGCCTGAGCCTGGGCACGGGCGCGCCGGACGCCAAGGCGGTGGGTGCGCCCTTGGCCCGACGACTCGAGCCCGAGGTGCGGGGCCGGGACCGCGCGCGCAGCGACGGCGACGGCAGCGGCAGCCTAGCCGAGCTCCGGCCCCAGCTGCAGCTCCATCTCCAGCCGctgcagccccagccccagcccctgcccctgccccggGGCCCCTCGGCGCGCTACAAGACGGAGCTGTGCCGGCCCTTCGCCGAGAGCGGCGCCTGCAAGTACGGCGACAAGTGCCAGTTCGCGCACGGCGGCCACGAGCTGCGCAGCCTGGCGCGCCACCCCAAGTACAAGACCGAGCTGTGCCGCACCTTCCACTCGAGCGGCTTCTGCCCCTACGGGCCGCGCTGCCACTTCGTGCACAACGCCGACGAGCGCCGGCCCGCGCCCCCCGCCCGGCCGCGCCTGCAGCACAGCCTGAGCTTCGCGGGCTTCCCTTCCCGCTCGCCTCCGTGCGCCCCGTCCTGCCGCTCGCCCGAGCCGCCCGGCGCCGTCTTCGCCCCCGGGCCCGAGCGCCGAGACCTCCGGGCCCTGGCCGCGCCCCCCAGCCCCCCGGACTCGCGGTCGGACCGCCACAGCCGCCCCCGGAGCGGCTCCCTGAGTCCCGGCAGCAGCAGCCTCAGCGGTTCCGACTCGCCCGGCCCGGACCCGGCGCGCCGCCTGCCCATCTTCAGCCGCCTCTCGGTGTCCGACGACTGA